The following coding sequences are from one Longimicrobiaceae bacterium window:
- the pilB gene encoding type IV-A pilus assembly ATPase PilB, translating into MAVAAPPSDRIGEIVLREGLVSRQQLDKALEDARANGTRVGYSLVKLGLLSEQELALCLARQHRVSAIDLERVKLDPKLLKLIPPDVALKSLVLPVRRVGRTLTVAMADPGEMGVIEDLKFITRFDIEPVIAGEFTLRKIVEREYDSADERMTDLLKQFDEEEIEVVEDQEEELSVGALKAQVEEAPVVKLINGILNDAVARGASDIHFECYERDIRVRYRIDGTLIEIMRPPIKMKAALISRFKILADLNIAERRLPQDGRLKIRIGKRVVDFRVSTLPTLFGEKIVLRILDKGNLTLDLEKFGMEPKAEKDFMRAIMNPYGMVLVTGPTGSGKTTTLYSALSRVNTPEVNIMTAEDPVEYNLHGINQVQVRPEIGLTFASALKAFLRQDPNIIMLGEIRDIETGSIAIKAALTGHLVLSTLHTNDAPSTVTRMVDMGIEPFNVASAVNLITAQRLVRRICSRCKEPTTYEPEYLRAAGLTDEEIETTVFYKGTGCEDCGGSGYRGRQGLYEVMAMSPTLRRMILQNASTADLRDQAIAEGMLTLRMDGMLKVKRGITTLEEVVKETAA; encoded by the coding sequence ATGGCAGTTGCGGCGCCTCCGAGCGATCGAATCGGCGAGATCGTGCTGCGCGAAGGCCTCGTCAGTCGGCAACAGCTCGACAAGGCACTCGAGGACGCGCGCGCGAACGGCACGCGGGTCGGTTACAGCCTGGTCAAGCTCGGGCTGCTGAGCGAGCAGGAGCTGGCGCTCTGTCTCGCCCGGCAGCACCGGGTCTCCGCGATCGACCTCGAGCGGGTGAAGCTCGACCCCAAGCTGCTGAAGCTGATCCCGCCCGACGTGGCGCTGAAATCTCTCGTGCTGCCGGTCCGGCGGGTCGGTCGAACCCTCACCGTGGCGATGGCCGACCCGGGCGAGATGGGGGTGATCGAGGACCTGAAGTTCATCACCCGCTTCGACATCGAGCCCGTCATCGCGGGTGAGTTCACGCTCAGGAAGATCGTCGAGCGCGAGTACGACTCCGCCGACGAGCGCATGACCGACCTGCTCAAGCAGTTCGACGAGGAGGAGATCGAGGTCGTCGAGGACCAGGAAGAGGAGCTGAGCGTCGGGGCGCTGAAGGCGCAGGTCGAGGAGGCGCCCGTCGTCAAGCTGATCAACGGCATCCTCAACGACGCGGTGGCGCGGGGCGCCTCGGACATCCACTTCGAGTGTTACGAGCGGGATATCCGGGTGCGCTACCGCATCGACGGCACCCTGATCGAGATCATGCGCCCGCCCATCAAGATGAAGGCGGCGCTGATCTCCCGCTTTAAGATCCTCGCGGACCTCAACATCGCCGAACGTCGCCTGCCGCAAGACGGCCGACTGAAGATCCGCATCGGCAAGCGGGTGGTCGACTTCCGCGTGTCGACCCTGCCGACGCTCTTCGGCGAGAAGATCGTGCTGCGAATCCTCGACAAGGGGAATCTGACGCTCGATCTCGAGAAGTTCGGCATGGAGCCGAAGGCCGAGAAGGACTTCATGCGGGCGATCATGAACCCGTACGGGATGGTGCTGGTGACCGGACCGACGGGATCGGGGAAGACGACCACCCTCTACAGCGCCCTGTCTCGGGTGAATACGCCCGAGGTCAACATCATGACCGCCGAGGACCCGGTCGAGTACAACCTGCACGGCATCAACCAGGTGCAGGTGCGGCCGGAGATCGGGCTGACCTTCGCCTCGGCGCTGAAGGCGTTCCTGCGGCAGGACCCGAACATCATCATGCTCGGCGAGATCCGCGACATCGAAACGGGCAGCATCGCGATCAAGGCGGCGCTCACCGGGCACCTGGTGCTCTCCACCCTGCACACCAACGACGCCCCATCCACCGTGACCCGTATGGTGGACATGGGGATCGAGCCGTTCAACGTGGCTTCGGCGGTGAACCTGATTACCGCGCAGCGGCTGGTGCGCCGGATCTGCTCGCGCTGCAAGGAGCCGACGACCTACGAGCCGGAGTACCTGCGCGCCGCCGGGCTGACCGACGAGGAGATCGAGACCACCGTCTTCTACAAGGGCACGGGATGCGAGGACTGTGGCGGCAGCGGCTACCGCGGCCGGCAAGGCCTCTACGAGGTGATGGCCATGTCGCCCACCCTGCGCCGCATGATCCTGCAGAACGCCTCCACGGCAGACCTGCGCGACCAGGCCATCGCCGAGGGCATGCTGACGTTGAGAATGGATGGAATGCTGAAGGTAAAGCGGGGGATTACGACGTTGGAGGAGGTGGTGAAGGAGACGGCGGCGTAG